The following proteins are encoded in a genomic region of Herminiimonas arsenicoxydans:
- a CDS encoding Conserved hypothetical protein (Evidence 4 : Homologs of previously reported genes of unknown function) translates to MDITLPELEQVINYWRTQRPSTGEERALSPEVNGLAKLYALMIFHRQKSIPLETLDPACLQLIEGWRKQLA, encoded by the coding sequence ATGGATATCACACTGCCCGAACTCGAACAGGTCATCAATTACTGGCGCACGCAACGCCCGTCGACCGGCGAAGAGCGCGCCTTGTCGCCGGAAGTAAACGGGCTGGCAAAACTGTATGCGCTGATGATCTTCCATCGCCAAAAATCCATTCCGCTGGAAACGCTGGACCCGGCGTGCCTGCAACTGATAGAAGGCTGGCGCAAGCAGCTTGCATAA
- a CDS encoding Putative alcohol dehydrogenase, class IV (Evidence 3 : Function proposed based on presence of conserved amino acid motif, structural feature or limited homology; Product type pe : putative enzyme) translates to MRSNDQIHFCPPARVVLGCGTRSQLPALLARLGYRSGVFITDTFFSEKTPWVREYIEAAEALGITTIVFDGGKADPTTTLCDDATALIRAQIGAVQPDHVIALGGGSNIDLAKALCVTIPDGKPVAEFIGVLPNAPKALPLIALPTTAGTGSEATPGAILIDPSNATKVAVMDNVLRPVIALIDPEYTYTCPPRVTADSGVDALTHAVESYLTLDSAEFDRGGQVDPGYSGRSSLTMMFAHEAIDLCARYLVRTYDDGSDTEARIGMAYASHYAALSYGGAGLNAVHGIAYAVAGITHETHGSTNAVMLPYVLDAMRSVRHDELLKVARLFGIKDGDEARAVKELPVVIRELIGHLGIPTTLATFGIAREQLPGMVADALAVTRLAKAFPVADVPAAYASIIERAWLGQLGD, encoded by the coding sequence ATGAGAAGTAATGATCAGATCCATTTTTGTCCGCCGGCTCGCGTCGTACTGGGTTGCGGCACGCGTTCCCAGTTGCCGGCGTTGCTGGCGCGTCTCGGTTATCGCTCGGGTGTATTCATCACCGATACATTCTTCAGCGAAAAAACCCCGTGGGTGCGCGAATACATCGAAGCTGCGGAAGCGCTCGGCATTACCACCATCGTATTCGACGGCGGCAAGGCCGATCCGACCACCACCTTGTGCGATGACGCAACCGCATTGATACGCGCACAAATCGGCGCGGTGCAACCGGATCACGTGATCGCTTTGGGCGGCGGCAGCAATATCGATTTGGCGAAGGCCTTGTGCGTCACCATTCCGGATGGCAAACCGGTAGCCGAATTTATCGGCGTCTTGCCAAATGCACCGAAAGCCTTGCCGCTGATTGCCTTGCCGACGACTGCCGGTACCGGTTCGGAAGCGACGCCGGGTGCGATCCTGATCGATCCGAGCAATGCCACCAAGGTCGCGGTAATGGACAACGTGTTGCGTCCGGTGATTGCCTTGATCGACCCCGAATACACTTACACGTGCCCGCCGCGCGTGACCGCCGATTCCGGCGTCGATGCATTGACGCATGCGGTGGAGTCGTATCTGACGCTGGACTCGGCCGAGTTCGATCGCGGCGGTCAGGTCGATCCTGGCTACAGCGGACGCTCATCGCTGACGATGATGTTTGCGCATGAAGCGATCGATTTGTGCGCGCGCTATCTGGTGCGCACCTATGACGACGGCAGCGATACCGAAGCGCGTATCGGCATGGCGTACGCCAGCCACTACGCGGCCCTGTCGTATGGCGGTGCCGGCCTGAATGCAGTGCACGGCATTGCCTATGCAGTAGCCGGTATCACGCACGAAACCCACGGCAGCACCAATGCAGTGATGTTGCCGTATGTGCTGGATGCGATGCGCTCGGTGCGTCATGACGAGCTGCTGAAAGTGGCGCGCCTGTTCGGCATCAAGGATGGCGATGAAGCGCGTGCGGTCAAGGAATTACCGGTTGTTATCCGTGAGCTGATCGGGCACCTGGGTATTCCGACCACGCTCGCAACGTTCGGTATCGCGCGCGAACAATTGCCGGGCATGGTCGCCGATGCGCTGGCTGTCACACGCCTGGCCAAGGCATTCCCGGTAGCGGACGTGCCGGCTGCGTATGCCAGCATTATTGAGCGCGCCTGGTTGGGACAGCTGGGCGATTGA
- a CDS encoding putative Fe-S oxidoreductase (Evidence 3 : Function proposed based on presence of conserved amino acid motif, structural feature or limited homology; Product type pe : putative enzyme) produces the protein MTILLSTLNARYTHASLGLRCLLANMGELQGVTQLQEFVIGARATDMVEKLLAHQPRIIGFGVYIWNVEETTKLVALLKRVAPEVVIVLGGPEVSHESNEQSIVQLADYLVTGWGDVTFPALCKQILYGPKPLMKIHAGVQPPLAELTMPYQLYTDEDIAHRTLYVEASRGCPFKCEFCLSALDKTAWPFDIDLFLAELEVLHARGARLFKFVDRTFNLNIKTSLKIMQFFLDKLEANPQDPVFAHFEVVPDHLPDALKEGIMKFPPGTLQFEIGIQSFNPEVQALVSRKQNNEKAAENIRWLCEHSHAHLHVDLIAGLPGEDIASFARGFDRLLELQPHEIQFGILKRLRGTPIIRHTEQYGMVFDPYPPYTILATDRIDFNAMQQLVRFARYWDLVANSGRFAHTLPLILNSPLSASPFANFMRLSNWLYATTDATNRIALERLAVLVAQWLVSEGMDEEQAAAVLRSDYAGQANTKLKTQALKKAEKTAEKKAAAPQRQARHMTA, from the coding sequence ATGACCATACTGCTTTCCACACTCAACGCCCGTTACACGCATGCATCGCTGGGTTTGCGCTGTCTGCTGGCAAACATGGGCGAACTGCAAGGTGTGACGCAATTGCAGGAATTCGTGATCGGTGCGCGAGCGACCGATATGGTCGAAAAGCTGCTCGCGCATCAGCCGCGCATCATCGGCTTCGGCGTCTATATCTGGAACGTCGAGGAAACCACCAAGCTGGTCGCCCTGCTCAAGCGCGTGGCGCCGGAAGTCGTGATCGTGCTGGGTGGGCCGGAAGTGTCGCACGAATCGAACGAGCAAAGCATAGTGCAACTGGCCGATTACCTGGTCACCGGCTGGGGCGATGTCACGTTTCCCGCTTTGTGCAAACAGATACTCTACGGCCCCAAGCCGCTGATGAAAATTCATGCCGGCGTACAGCCGCCACTGGCGGAACTGACGATGCCGTATCAGCTCTACACCGATGAAGATATTGCGCATCGCACGCTGTACGTGGAAGCGTCGCGCGGCTGTCCGTTCAAATGCGAATTCTGCCTGTCTGCGCTGGATAAAACCGCGTGGCCTTTCGATATCGATCTCTTTCTCGCTGAACTGGAAGTCCTGCATGCGCGCGGCGCGCGGCTGTTCAAGTTCGTCGATCGCACCTTCAATCTGAACATCAAGACCAGTTTGAAGATCATGCAGTTCTTCCTCGACAAGCTGGAAGCCAACCCGCAAGACCCGGTATTCGCGCACTTTGAAGTGGTGCCCGATCATCTGCCGGATGCCTTGAAGGAAGGCATCATGAAATTTCCGCCCGGTACCTTGCAGTTTGAAATCGGCATCCAGAGTTTCAATCCGGAAGTGCAGGCGCTGGTCAGCCGCAAGCAGAATAACGAAAAGGCTGCAGAAAACATCCGCTGGCTGTGCGAACACTCGCATGCGCACTTGCACGTCGATTTGATTGCCGGCCTGCCGGGCGAAGATATTGCCAGTTTTGCGCGCGGCTTCGACAGACTGCTGGAATTGCAGCCGCATGAAATCCAGTTCGGCATCCTGAAGCGCCTGCGCGGTACGCCCATCATTCGCCATACCGAGCAATACGGCATGGTGTTCGATCCGTATCCTCCCTACACGATACTGGCGACCGACCGCATAGACTTCAATGCGATGCAGCAACTGGTGCGATTTGCCCGCTACTGGGACCTGGTCGCCAACTCGGGCCGCTTTGCGCATACGCTGCCGCTGATATTGAACAGTCCTTTGTCCGCTTCACCGTTTGCCAATTTCATGCGACTGTCGAACTGGTTGTATGCGACTACCGATGCCACCAACCGGATTGCGCTGGAACGTCTGGCGGTATTGGTGGCGCAATGGCTGGTCAGCGAAGGGATGGATGAAGAGCAGGCGGCGGCGGTGCTGCGCAGCGATTACGCCGGACAGGCCAATACCAAGCTGAAGACGCAAGCCTTGAAGAAAGCTGAAAAGACGGCGGAGAAGAAAGCCGCTGCGCCGCAACGTCAGGCACGGCATATGACGGCCTGA
- a CDS encoding conserved hypothetical protein; putative membrane protein (Evidence 4 : Homologs of previously reported genes of unknown function), with product MMSERQRKFREEYKADISPLYNGLLHIAVMYGVGIAALWYCSTKLSGVTWEWMLAIPVFLAGNFIEWGMHRFVMHRRIDVYALRAIYERHTRQHHQYFTDNEATIDTTREFRIVFFPWRVLATLGIGGFTLGWIATQIFNLNAGYIVFMTMVAQYLIYETFHYCCHVHENWFVRNMPFINTIRRHHTAHHNLGIMMKYNMNLTFPIADWVMGTTDLRRGLIGHLFNGYSEKHIKEELKPIIKRFRYEETGDTTDGPKLTKEEQEALDRSLVL from the coding sequence ATGATGAGTGAACGCCAGCGGAAATTCCGCGAAGAGTACAAAGCGGATATCAGTCCGCTATATAACGGTCTGCTGCATATTGCGGTGATGTACGGCGTCGGTATTGCCGCACTGTGGTACTGCTCGACCAAATTGAGCGGCGTGACCTGGGAATGGATGCTCGCCATCCCGGTGTTTTTGGCCGGCAATTTCATCGAATGGGGCATGCACCGTTTTGTCATGCACCGTCGTATCGACGTATACGCCTTGCGTGCAATTTACGAACGTCATACGCGCCAGCATCACCAGTACTTTACCGATAATGAAGCCACCATCGATACCACGCGCGAATTTCGCATTGTGTTCTTTCCGTGGCGCGTGCTGGCGACGCTGGGTATCGGCGGCTTTACTCTGGGCTGGATCGCCACGCAGATTTTCAATCTGAACGCCGGCTACATTGTTTTCATGACGATGGTCGCGCAATACCTGATTTACGAAACATTCCACTACTGCTGCCACGTGCATGAGAACTGGTTTGTGCGCAACATGCCGTTCATCAACACGATACGCCGTCATCATACTGCGCATCACAATCTCGGCATCATGATGAAGTACAACATGAACCTGACCTTTCCGATCGCCGACTGGGTCATGGGTACTACCGATTTGCGTCGCGGCCTGATTGGCCACCTGTTCAACGGTTATAGCGAAAAGCACATCAAGGAAGAGTTGAAGCCGATCATCAAGCGCTTCCGCTATGAAGAAACTGGCGACACTACCGATGGACCGAAGTTGACGAAAGAAGAGCAAGAAGCGCTGGATCGCAGTCTGGTTCTGTAA
- a CDS encoding Putative Transcriptional regulator, GntR family (Evidence 3 : Function proposed based on presence of conserved amino acid motif, structural feature or limited homology; Product type pr : putative regulator) gives MTSTPKAVRKPRAAAKQSKTARAPAVKKTMQDMAEPKVKLTDIAYEQIEEAIITLRIPPGSVVSELTLSEMLNIGRTPIREAIQRLAREHLLLVLPQRGLLIPEIDLKKQLKLLETRREVERLICKSAARRATEEERAAFARLHDEFMHASSTNDDVSFMRSDREFNELALIAARNEFAEGAMRLMHGLSRRFWYFHYKQTADLPEMARLHATVAGAIAKGDVKLAGEGLDRLLDNIETFTKATLLSDM, from the coding sequence ATGACCTCTACTCCAAAAGCTGTGCGCAAACCCCGCGCCGCAGCCAAACAATCTAAAACGGCCAGGGCACCTGCCGTCAAAAAAACCATGCAAGACATGGCCGAACCCAAGGTCAAATTGACCGACATCGCCTACGAACAGATCGAAGAGGCGATCATCACCTTGCGCATTCCGCCCGGCTCGGTGGTATCCGAACTGACGCTGAGCGAAATGCTCAACATCGGCCGCACTCCGATACGTGAAGCAATCCAGCGCCTGGCGCGCGAACATCTGCTGCTGGTGCTACCGCAACGCGGCTTGCTGATTCCAGAAATCGATCTGAAGAAGCAGCTCAAATTGCTGGAAACCCGACGCGAAGTCGAACGCCTGATCTGCAAGAGCGCCGCACGCCGCGCCACCGAAGAAGAACGCGCGGCATTTGCGCGCCTGCACGATGAATTCATGCACGCTTCGTCCACCAATGACGATGTCAGCTTCATGCGCTCGGACCGCGAGTTCAATGAACTGGCACTGATTGCCGCACGCAATGAATTTGCCGAAGGTGCAATGCGCCTGATGCACGGACTCTCGCGTCGCTTCTGGTACTTCCACTACAAGCAGACAGCAGATCTGCCTGAAATGGCGCGCCTGCATGCAACTGTTGCCGGTGCCATCGCCAAAGGCGATGTCAAGCTGGCGGGCGAAGGGCTCGATCGCCTGCTCGACAATATCGAAACCTTCACCAAGGCGACGCTGCTGTCCGACATGTAA
- a CDS encoding putative sulfate transporter (Evidence 3 : Function proposed based on presence of conserved amino acid motif, structural feature or limited homology; Product type pt : putative transporter) — protein MNSAFDIKRFFPFLRWPRPTLATLKSDAWAGLSVGMVLIPQAVAYATLAGMPAATGLYAALIPSLVGVLWGSSALLAVGPAALSSLLVFGSLSPLAVPASGQWVALAIWLSIYSGGIQFLLGAFRLGRLSNLVSQPVIVGFINAAAIIIMMSQLPTLLGIADIFNSHPLQVLERVGAAPSHMLMTTAFGGGTLLLLVLGKRFFPRFPTILFVTILATALSWAFGYAAAGGEVVGDIARGLPPLVLPSAISFEQHRELWSAGLVLALISFTEAMSSCRVLARKRRERWDENQELIGQGLAKVASGFSGAFPVSGSFSRSALNLYAGATSAWATLFTLICVLVCLLFFTDMLYYVPRSVLAALIIMPVFSLFDFGAFKRLFSISRDDGAIAVVTFAVTIAAMPRLHWGVMVGITLTMVSYLYRHMQPRIIEVSQHADGTLRDRQRFHLPRLADDMLVVRIDAALNFLTGGVLDNFVVEQCSRDPQIRRLLLCVGSVNDIDATGVDTLESLQITLKSMGIDLYVSAIKKQVWDVLEDAGWLRGLSPEHIFMTDREAIAALATVR, from the coding sequence ATGAATTCTGCTTTCGATATCAAACGCTTTTTCCCTTTCCTGCGCTGGCCGCGACCGACGCTGGCCACGCTGAAAAGCGACGCCTGGGCTGGCCTCAGCGTCGGTATGGTGCTGATCCCGCAGGCCGTCGCCTACGCCACACTGGCCGGCATGCCGGCGGCGACCGGTTTGTATGCGGCGCTGATTCCCAGCCTAGTCGGTGTGTTGTGGGGCTCGTCTGCCCTGCTCGCGGTGGGGCCGGCCGCGCTGTCGAGTCTGCTGGTATTCGGTTCGCTATCGCCGCTGGCGGTGCCGGCTTCCGGGCAATGGGTGGCGCTGGCGATCTGGTTGTCCATCTATTCCGGCGGGATACAGTTTTTACTGGGCGCATTTCGCCTGGGCCGTCTGAGCAATCTGGTGTCGCAGCCTGTGATCGTCGGCTTTATCAACGCGGCGGCGATCATCATCATGATGTCGCAATTGCCTACACTGTTAGGCATCGCCGATATTTTCAACAGCCATCCGCTACAGGTGCTTGAGCGCGTCGGTGCAGCGCCATCGCATATGCTGATGACGACGGCATTCGGTGGCGGCACCCTATTACTGCTGGTGCTCGGCAAGCGATTTTTCCCGCGCTTTCCCACCATTCTGTTCGTGACGATACTGGCGACTGCGCTTAGTTGGGCGTTTGGATATGCGGCGGCCGGCGGTGAAGTGGTGGGCGACATTGCCCGGGGTTTGCCACCGCTGGTGCTGCCGTCGGCGATTTCATTCGAGCAGCACCGCGAATTGTGGTCGGCCGGTCTGGTGCTGGCATTGATCAGTTTTACCGAAGCGATGTCGAGCTGCCGCGTACTGGCGCGCAAGCGGCGCGAACGATGGGATGAAAACCAGGAGCTGATAGGTCAGGGTCTGGCAAAAGTGGCGAGCGGATTTTCCGGCGCGTTTCCGGTCAGCGGTTCGTTTTCGCGTTCGGCGCTCAATCTGTATGCCGGCGCCACCAGTGCATGGGCGACCTTGTTCACACTGATCTGCGTGCTGGTATGCCTGCTGTTCTTTACTGATATGCTGTATTACGTGCCGCGTTCGGTATTGGCCGCACTGATCATCATGCCGGTGTTCAGCCTGTTCGATTTCGGCGCCTTCAAGCGACTGTTTTCTATTTCACGCGACGATGGAGCGATTGCCGTTGTCACTTTCGCGGTTACCATCGCCGCCATGCCGCGCCTGCACTGGGGCGTGATGGTAGGCATCACGCTGACGATGGTGTCCTATCTGTATCGGCATATGCAGCCGCGTATCATAGAAGTCAGTCAGCATGCAGACGGCACCTTGCGCGACCGCCAGCGCTTCCATCTGCCGCGTCTGGCGGACGATATGCTGGTGGTGCGCATCGATGCCGCGCTGAATTTCCTGACGGGCGGCGTGCTGGATAATTTTGTGGTCGAACAATGCAGCCGCGATCCGCAGATCAGACGTCTGTTGCTGTGCGTCGGTTCGGTCAATGATATCGATGCGACCGGCGTCGATACACTGGAGTCGTTGCAGATTACCTTGAAAAGCATGGGCATCGATCTCTATGTTTCGGCGATCAAGAAGCAGGTGTGGGATGTGTTGGAAGATGCGGGCTGGCTGAGAGGCTTGTCGCCGGAGCATATTTTCATGACGGATCGCGAAGCCATCGCAGCGCTGGCTACGGTTCGCTGA
- a CDS encoding putative Integral membrane protein TerC family (Evidence 3 : Function proposed based on presence of conserved amino acid motif, structural feature or limited homology; Product type pm : putative membrane component), whose translation MLELLSDPQIWMAFITLTALELVLGIDNIIFISILVDKLPAERREFARKLGLFIAMFMRIGLLMVLAWIIGLVEPLFTVLNQEISGRDLILIGGGLFLIWKSTVEIHQSLEGAEGHTSSAVQATFTAVILQIMVVDMVFSLDSIITAVGMVDHIEVMVAAVIASVGLMMVFAGPIGRFVSRHPSIKILALAFLVAIGVVLLAEGFGHHVPKGYIYSAMAFALIVEVINIRMRARAAAKPVHLHAPYANEQKNE comes from the coding sequence ATGCTTGAGCTTTTATCCGACCCGCAAATCTGGATGGCCTTTATTACGCTGACCGCACTTGAACTCGTGCTGGGCATCGACAACATCATTTTCATTTCCATTCTGGTCGACAAGCTGCCAGCCGAACGGCGCGAGTTCGCGCGCAAGCTGGGCCTGTTCATCGCCATGTTCATGCGCATAGGCTTGCTGATGGTGCTGGCGTGGATCATCGGCCTGGTCGAACCCCTGTTCACGGTGTTGAATCAGGAAATTTCCGGGCGGGATCTGATATTGATAGGCGGCGGGCTATTCCTGATCTGGAAAAGCACCGTCGAAATCCACCAATCGCTGGAGGGCGCAGAGGGTCACACGTCCAGCGCGGTGCAAGCCACGTTCACTGCAGTGATTCTGCAGATCATGGTGGTGGATATGGTGTTTTCTCTGGACTCCATCATCACGGCGGTGGGCATGGTCGATCACATCGAAGTGATGGTGGCGGCAGTGATCGCCTCGGTCGGCCTGATGATGGTGTTTGCCGGCCCGATCGGGCGCTTCGTGTCGCGCCATCCGTCGATCAAGATACTGGCGCTGGCATTCCTGGTCGCGATCGGCGTGGTGCTGCTCGCCGAAGGATTCGGCCACCACGTTCCAAAAGGATATATCTATAGCGCGATGGCGTTTGCCCTGATCGTGGAAGTCATCAATATCCGCATGCGCGCACGCGCTGCTGCCAAACCCGTGCATTTGCATGCGCCTTATGCAAACGAACAAAAAAACGAGTGA
- a CDS encoding putative alpha/beta hydrolase family protein (Evidence 3 : Function proposed based on presence of conserved amino acid motif, structural feature or limited homology; Product type pe : putative enzyme), whose translation MSESEKLDVMCRGSAELTIVAVHGIQGTRASWQPVADALGDEVRWVLPNLRGRAAAYRGTGSADYTLEKFADDIVAVIAQHVGTPETGKPNYVLAGWSMGVSVALAVYAQLKARGMPVPRGLILMSGSPVLQQTSWFNETAHSALLQEIAAREQRLALIHPADRDAVAWTWQAIRHSDQRTLLPTIDAPALIVHGSADEDSPWSHAQLLAHSLPHGQLRTIDGGAHSILTQNTTRVAEEMRAFLSNF comes from the coding sequence ATGTCGGAAAGTGAAAAGTTGGATGTCATGTGCCGCGGAAGCGCCGAGCTGACGATCGTGGCAGTGCATGGAATCCAGGGCACGCGCGCCAGTTGGCAGCCGGTCGCGGATGCGCTGGGCGATGAGGTGCGCTGGGTGCTGCCGAATCTGCGCGGGCGCGCCGCTGCCTATCGCGGAACCGGCAGTGCCGATTACACGCTGGAAAAATTTGCCGACGATATCGTGGCCGTGATTGCACAGCATGTCGGTACGCCTGAGACCGGCAAGCCTAATTACGTGCTGGCGGGCTGGAGCATGGGTGTATCGGTTGCGCTGGCCGTGTATGCCCAACTGAAGGCCCGGGGCATGCCTGTGCCGCGCGGCCTGATCCTGATGTCGGGCAGTCCGGTATTGCAACAGACGAGCTGGTTCAATGAAACCGCGCACAGCGCTTTGCTGCAGGAAATCGCGGCACGCGAGCAACGGCTCGCCCTGATCCATCCAGCCGACCGCGATGCGGTCGCCTGGACGTGGCAGGCGATCCGTCATTCCGATCAGCGCACGCTGCTGCCGACGATCGATGCGCCGGCACTGATCGTGCATGGCAGTGCCGATGAAGACTCGCCGTGGTCGCATGCGCAGTTGCTTGCGCACTCGCTGCCGCATGGACAACTGCGCACGATCGATGGCGGTGCACATAGCATCCTGACCCAGAACACCACGCGCGTGGCAGAAGAAATGCGCGCTTTCCTTTCCAATTTTTAA
- a CDS encoding conserved hypothetical protein; putative exported protein (Evidence 4 : Homologs of previously reported genes of unknown function): MRRSRFFKHIPTSESIQQNRFLKPFSRYLHHHFLWQFNRRSVAGGLAVGLLVGILIPFAQILFGTIGAILTRVNLPIAAFATFVTNPFTVPPLYYAAYRLGNFLIGSDEVAAGASLGPGMLNKVVNEQGEVSHWYDKLIAWIQTVGPELMAGLAIIAVVSALTGYALVNVIWHLQARYRWHKRGSRKCAD; this comes from the coding sequence ATGCGTCGCAGCCGTTTCTTCAAGCATATTCCGACCTCTGAAAGCATTCAGCAAAATCGTTTCCTGAAGCCGTTCAGTCGTTATTTGCATCATCACTTTCTCTGGCAATTCAACCGGCGCAGCGTGGCCGGCGGCTTGGCAGTGGGCTTGCTGGTCGGCATCCTGATTCCTTTCGCGCAAATATTGTTCGGAACGATAGGTGCGATTCTGACGCGGGTTAATTTGCCGATCGCAGCATTCGCCACGTTTGTGACCAATCCGTTTACCGTGCCTCCGCTTTATTACGCCGCTTACCGGCTGGGTAACTTCTTGATTGGATCGGATGAAGTTGCCGCTGGCGCATCGTTGGGGCCGGGCATGCTTAATAAAGTCGTCAACGAGCAGGGCGAAGTCAGTCATTGGTACGACAAGCTGATCGCCTGGATACAAACCGTCGGTCCGGAGTTGATGGCAGGCCTGGCCATCATCGCGGTGGTGTCGGCGCTGACCGGATATGCACTGGTGAATGTGATCTGGCACTTGCAGGCGCGCTACCGCTGGCACAAACGAGGGTCGCGCAAGTGTGCAGACTGA